DNA from Lathamus discolor isolate bLatDis1 chromosome 17, bLatDis1.hap1, whole genome shotgun sequence:
TGGCAGGCGTCCACGCCGCCGGTGAGGATCCCCACGCACATCATCCGCGGTGTGAGCTGGTCGGTCAGCAGCTGGTTGCACACGGTCTGGTTGATGAGCCGGATCTCGGCCTTCTGCAGGATGGAGGCGCCACTGCCTGCCGGGGGCAGAAGGAGGATGGAGAACCATGCTGTTTCAAGCAGCGTTTCCCTCCCATCCGGTCTCTCAACAACCCAACCCCGTCGCAACAACGTGCTTGCTCCTAATGCCATTTTCGCAGCAGGATCATTGTGTGCTCCTAAGGGAATCTCCTTTGATTCCAGGCTCGAGGTGAGCCAGTACATTGACGCTGTGTCCAGGTGTGTCCCCAAAGTCAcacatagcatcatagaatcaaccaggttggaaaagaccttgaagatcatcaggtccaacctttaccccattAAACCTTGTCTGCATAAAGACCGCCACAGTCCTTTACGAGCATGGTGATGCTAAGGCACCATTTATTGTGCCCTATCAATACCACTCCACAGTAATTAATATCCACGTAAGACTGGCAGAGGAGAATAATGGATCTGGTTTCTGGCTCTTCCTGGTTTAGAGCTTAACATTGCCAGGTTTGGGACCAAAAGCATTTTGGTGCTTGAAGGACTTCTGCACTTTCACTTTGTTCCTGTATCAGTATCTGAGCTCCTCCTGACATAAAAACCTTTAACCATTAGGTGGAAACAAACTTCTCTATGTAAAGACATTTGAGCACCTCAATTAGTAACAACTCCTTCAGTCATTTTCATTGCATTGTACTGGACTAATGAGTGCTGCAAGCCTAAGACTCAGTTTATCATCTCCTGTGCTTACCCACTCAGATTTGCTGCCACGACCAGTTCAACCGATCCACAAGAAAACGGACCCCAAACCAACCAGGATTCAGCAGAGGGGAAAGTCTCCTAAGAGGCTGTGCCCTACCCACCATTAAGAGGGATTTAAGGATACAATTCAGACTTCACACCAAACCTATGTATGGAAACGCATCGACCCCATCACTCACCTCCTTCCGCCGTCGCTCCCCACCCGGTCACCCACAGGTCCTTGCCCACAGGGAAGCTGTGCGTGGTGTCAGGCAGGCAGATGGGCTGGACGAAAGAGGAGAAGGTGATGGGGGTCTGCAGCTCCATCACAGCGATGTCGTAGTCGTAGGTGTAGTCGTTGAAGTAGGGGTGGGAGATGATGCGTTTGATCTTCCGCATCTGCACGTTGGTGTTGCTGAGGTCGCCTTGGTCCGTCAGCCCCAGGTAGGCTGTCCACAGGCTGGGGTCTGAGTACCTGTGAGCCACAGGGcacatggaatggtttgtgttggaaacgaccttaaagctcatccagctccaacccctgccacgggcagggaccccttccactggagcagcttgctccaagcccctgtgtccaacctggccttgagcactgccagggatggggcagccacagcttctctgggcaccctgtgccagtgcctcagcacccttctTCTGCTTTATACCCAACCTgatcttcccctgtttcagttagAACCCACctcccttgtcctattgctacagcccctgacgatgagcccctctccagcatccttgcagcccatTTCAGACACTGGCAGCTGCGTGCAGACCTCAGAgcagaacagccccaatgttctcagcctgtctcctcAAGGAACACAGCAGAGACCGGCTCTTCCCGGATGGAATCACAACCACGGCGGGGTCCCACGTACCTGatgccctgcagctgcaggaagcaATGCGCCGCCGACACCAGCCAGCTCTCGGAGACGAGCGAGGCGCCGCAGATGTGGCCCTGGCCCCGGACGTGGAGGCTGACCTGCCACGGCCACTCCCCCACATCCGAGTTCTGCCCGCCGACGATCCGCGACTTCCTCGTGTAGGAGCGGAGCCCGCAGTCTGTGGGGCAGCACAAGGGGTGCTCCGTTACTGCCGGGGTATGCTCATTTCCCACATCGATGTCTcctccactagagcagggtgctccaagccctggccaacctggccctgaacgcTCCCCCGTTTCTCTTCAGACTCATGTGCTCCTAAAGCTGtgtcccccccttccccaggctACTCACTGCAGTTGTCCTCATCGGAGTTGTCCTCGCAGTCCTGCTCCCCGTCGCACTCTGGGTTCTGTTTGCTGATGCAGCGCCCGTTGCGGCACTTGTAAGTGTATTCCTTGCAGGTGACCGTCACCTGGACCGCTATGGGCAGGATAAAGGGGTTAGTTCAGGTTCTGGGGACCCCTTTCACCTCTTCTGCCCATccccttgaatcctgtgttcagctctgagcCCCTCattacaagagagacattgaggtgttGGAGCGGGGctagagaagggaatggagctggtgcagggcctggagcccaagtgtgatggggaacggctgagggacctggggggttcagtctggagaagagacggctcggggggacctgatcgctccctacaagtCCCTGACAGGAGGACGGAgcctgctcccagggaacaagggatgggacaagaggaaccggcctcaagctgccccagggcaggtttagatggagctgaggaaccattcctgccccagagggtgctcaggcattggaacaggctgcccagggcagggctgcaggcaccggccctgcaagcgTTCACCcaccctcagtgccatgggttagcggtggccttggcagtgctgggcaatggAAGGAGTGGATGATCCTAAAGGTGTTTCCGACCCTGTGGATTCCCTGACTGCAGGGCTCTGTGTCCAGGGCCCCTCCTCACCTTTCCCACAGCTGCCCTCGTCGCTCCCATCGCCGCAGTCGTCTTTGCCGTCGCACTGGCGCGCGCTGGGGACGCACTTCCCGTTGGTGCACTTGAAGCTGTCGGCAGCGCAGCCTGGAGAGGGGAGCAGCTCCTGAgagccagcacccagccctgcgGCACCCCCCGAGACACCCCTGCAGCTACAGCTGCAGACACCCGTTacccacagccccagcccctgctctaaCCTCAGCCCATCGCTGCTTTACTCAGCCCTTTCTCTCCCCTTCATCCCAATGGGAGCCTCCGCTGGtgctcccctcctcctgccctcctgcccACGGGGTGAGGTACTCACTGCACTGCAGCTCGTCGCTGTTGTCGCCGCAGTCGTTCACGTTGTCACAGACCCAGAACTTGGGCTTGCACCAACCGTTCTGGCACCTGAACTGCTGGTCCGTGCAGGCTGCAATGGGATAGTGATAGCTTAGGCTATAGCATGGGATTTACGCTGTTCTGGAGAACAAAACTGCCTGGAGAGCTCAGCCAACCCATACTGGTCATAGAAAAACACATTCCCAGCTGGGAAGGACTGGAACGGGaggcagatcccagcctgttttgtgttggaagggaccttaaagctcatccagttccacaagcagggacaccttccactagagcagcttgctccaagccctgtgtccaacctggcatttgGGATAGGATCCCACACTGACCCCACACCGAGTGCCTCCCAGGATAAGGCAGCCACGTGCCAAGCCCCAGCCGCCCCACACAGACCCCGAGCACAGACTCACTGCAGGATCTCTCGTCGCTGCCATCCACGCAGTCCAGCCACCCGTCGCAGCGCATGCTGTGGTCGATGCAGCGCCCCGTGTTGCAGGTGAACTGCCCAGGGCAGGCTGTGAGGCATGGAAAGGTGTGAGCCAACCCATGAGCCCCCCAGCCATCCCCTGTGTGCCCTCCCCACAGGACATCGCATTCCCTTCAGTGTGCAGTGCTCAAACACAGTGCTTCCAGAACGCAGCAGGAGTACAAGGGGGGTTTTCCCCCCTGGAATAGCACACTTCCCCATGTAAAGGGCAGCATCAGCACAGAGGAGGCACAGCCTCCGGATCTGTTCCcctccaccagccccagggtTTCAACTCACGATCACTGGAGTCATAGGACAGGTACTCAGCAGAGAAGCCGGTGTCTGTGTAGGACTGGTCCGAGTGGAACCGGACCTCTATCTTGTCACTGGTACTGGTCACCACGAACTGGGATCGCTCCCCACAGTACCTGCAGGGAGAGACAGCAAAGGGGAGTGAGCTGCTGCAGGTCAAAGCTTCTGTGCCCCAAACATCAGAGCCAAGGGGCAGCAGGGGAGGATTCCATCCCAAACTGCTGCGCCTCAAGGATGCAGGAGCTGCGTTTTGCTGCCACTGACAGAAGGTTTGGGCCGCTCACAATGGAGCAAGTGGCTGCCCTCTCCCCACAGGGCATCGAGCTACAGAAGCAGGTCAGATCCCAGCGCTCATCCCATCCCTACCCCAACCACAAGTTTAAGGGGAGCACAAGGTGCCACGTAACGGAGTGCCTGACGCCTACCTGGTGCTGTTGATCTGCACGTAGTCCTTGGTGCAGGAGCTGACCGGGATCCCGGGCTCCAGCACAAAGAACATGTTGAATCGCACCTTCACGTTCTTCCTGGAAGGAACCTGCAAAAGGAAGCCAGGATGAGCTGGGAAAAAAGCTTCATGGGAGAAGGGCTGTGTTTGGAGGGAGACAGAAGACAACTGAGACATttcccagcaggaaaagaaacaccTTCCCAAAAGCCACCCTCGGCACCGGCTCCTAAGCCCCCAGGTCAGACCCAAGCAGCACGTCCCACATTCATTTAACAGTAAGGCAAGGAGAGGACCCCATCTTACCTCAATGCTCCAGACACAGTCCATGGCTGGGGGGTAGTGTGCTGGGTAATAGGGGGTGGTGAAGGTGCCACTCTCTCCTCTCAGAACCCCACCGCAGGCTAGAAGATAGGCAGGAAGGTGAAAACAGGTTAGAGATTGGTTTTCCCAAGCCTTGTGGCTGTCACCTGGGGTAGGAAAGGAGGCAGTGGTCTCTAACAAGGTTAAATCAATCTCTGCATAGAGAAGTGCtcaaaaggagagagaagaatgaGGTGCTTCTGCAGCCATCAATCCACACGTCTAATCCCACCTAAGTCTTATCTTGGCCTCCTCAGGGGCTGCTTACAGCAGCCAAGGTGAGCTCCAAGAGCCGAGATGTGACCCGCTCCCAGGTCTCCCTGGAAGCATCCCTGGCAAACTGAGCTCATCCACCGCCGCTCTGCTCACCTTTCATCTTCGGGAGCTGGAAGAACTCAGCCTTGAAGCCAGGGAATCTGCCCTCCTTGTTGGTAACCAACGTGACGAGCATGACGTTCTGGGAGGACAGGAAGGTCAGGTTGTAGGAAGGGGCGTAATTCCCACAGAGCCTAGAAGTCCAGGACAGAATCCATtaggctgcacagagcagcacccCTCCCCGGGAGCTCCGGGACCCGCAGCACTCCTCAGCATCACCCCGATGGGACCCTCACCTGACCAAGGTGTGGGGCTCCATGGGGCTCAGGGAGTCGTACACCTTGATGTAGTCGCTGCCATCCGTGCACGGCTCCAGCTCCAGCGTCTTGAAGGTCAGGCTGATGATGGAGTTGGTGTCTGCCCTCAGGGTCCAGTAGCAGAGGGCGTTGTTGGGGTAGGGGCTGTTGGGGAAGCCCGGCGTGGTGAAGGTGGTGATCTCCCCTTCCTTGGCATGGAGGGCAAACATGCAGACacctgcagggagagcagggaagggTTGACCAGGCAGACGATGAGGCTCTGCCCTGCCTTGCCCTGAAGAGCATAGGGCAGCACTCGCagttcctcctctgcctgcaggctgTCCCTGGGCAGGGAGCACCTTTGCTTATCCACCTCCATCTGCAAAGTGAGTCACTggggaatcccagcctggttggcgttggaagggaccttaaagctcatccagttccaacatccagggacacctcgcaccagagcagcttgctccaagcccctgtgtccagcctggccttgaaccctgccagggatggggcagccacagcttctctgggcccCCTGCTGCAGTCTGACCCCACTATGAGACTGCAGAAGAACTGTACTTACTGTCCCGAGAGGAGTAAGCTATGCTGGTGTCCGCAGctgcaagagaaaacagaggTGCCGTCAACCTTTGGGCTCTGGAAGTCCCTGGGTGCAAAGCTGATGTTGTCCCTGGGACCCACATTGAATCagagaatcaaccaggttggaacaggcctttaa
Protein-coding regions in this window:
- the ST14 gene encoding suppressor of tumorigenicity 14 protein isoform X2, giving the protein MNGLEEGVEFLPAMNSKKMEKRGPKRRVVVAAVIGVLILVSVVTSLLVWHFQYRSAAVRKVFNGHLRVLNWEFLDAYENSSSPEFIMLAKKVKSTVEDIYRDHGDIGPYHKETVITAFSEGSIIAYYWSEFLVPKYREESLDRAMANKQSLVQKLNARLRNPVLQVESVVAFPADTSIAYSSRDSVCMFALHAKEGEITTFTTPGFPNSPYPNNALCYWTLRADTNSIISLTFKTLELEPCTDGSDYIKVYDSLSPMEPHTLVRLCGNYAPSYNLTFLSSQNVMLVTLVTNKEGRFPGFKAEFFQLPKMKACGGVLRGESGTFTTPYYPAHYPPAMDCVWSIEVPSRKNVKVRFNMFFVLEPGIPVSSCTKDYVQINSTRYCGERSQFVVTSTSDKIEVRFHSDQSYTDTGFSAEYLSYDSSDPCPGQFTCNTGRCIDHSMRCDGWLDCVDGSDERSCTCTDQQFRCQNGWCKPKFWVCDNVNDCGDNSDELQCSCAADSFKCTNGKCVPSARQCDGKDDCGDGSDEGSCGKAVQVTVTCKEYTYKCRNGRCISKQNPECDGEQDCEDNSDEDNCNCGLRSYTRKSRIVGGQNSDVGEWPWQVSLHVRGQGHICGASLVSESWLVSAAHCFLQLQGIRYSDPSLWTAYLGLTDQGDLSNTNVQMRKIKRIISHPYFNDYTYDYDIAVMELQTPITFSSFVQPICLPDTTHSFPVGKDLWVTGWGATAEGGSGASILQKAEIRLINQTVCNQLLTDQLTPRMMCVGILTGGVDACQGDSGGPLVSVEPSSRMFLAGVVSWGDGCAQRNKPGVYSRLTSLRDWIQQQTGL
- the ST14 gene encoding suppressor of tumorigenicity 14 protein isoform X1, producing MLPSCGAGEAGAAPGHRRGRGVLPASRTCPGHREEEPGTAPRPWRPEPAQHRLAMERGPAASGMRYSTQAQDMNGLEEGVEFLPAMNSKKMEKRGPKRRVVVAAVIGVLILVSVVTSLLVWHFQYRSAAVRKVFNGHLRVLNWEFLDAYENSSSPEFIMLAKKVKSTVEDIYRDHGDIGPYHKETVITAFSEGSIIAYYWSEFLVPKYREESLDRAMANKQSLVQKLNARLRNPVLQVESVVAFPADTSIAYSSRDSVCMFALHAKEGEITTFTTPGFPNSPYPNNALCYWTLRADTNSIISLTFKTLELEPCTDGSDYIKVYDSLSPMEPHTLVRLCGNYAPSYNLTFLSSQNVMLVTLVTNKEGRFPGFKAEFFQLPKMKACGGVLRGESGTFTTPYYPAHYPPAMDCVWSIEVPSRKNVKVRFNMFFVLEPGIPVSSCTKDYVQINSTRYCGERSQFVVTSTSDKIEVRFHSDQSYTDTGFSAEYLSYDSSDPCPGQFTCNTGRCIDHSMRCDGWLDCVDGSDERSCTCTDQQFRCQNGWCKPKFWVCDNVNDCGDNSDELQCSCAADSFKCTNGKCVPSARQCDGKDDCGDGSDEGSCGKAVQVTVTCKEYTYKCRNGRCISKQNPECDGEQDCEDNSDEDNCNCGLRSYTRKSRIVGGQNSDVGEWPWQVSLHVRGQGHICGASLVSESWLVSAAHCFLQLQGIRYSDPSLWTAYLGLTDQGDLSNTNVQMRKIKRIISHPYFNDYTYDYDIAVMELQTPITFSSFVQPICLPDTTHSFPVGKDLWVTGWGATAEGGSGASILQKAEIRLINQTVCNQLLTDQLTPRMMCVGILTGGVDACQGDSGGPLVSVEPSSRMFLAGVVSWGDGCAQRNKPGVYSRLTSLRDWIQQQTGL